A single region of the Gasterosteus aculeatus chromosome 1, fGasAcu3.hap1.1, whole genome shotgun sequence genome encodes:
- the LOC120827853 gene encoding alpha-(1,3)-fucosyltransferase 4, whose translation MGAAGRSTAAAPRADRRAGTSRQRRGGAGLVVLKGTCSYVSAVTVGFLLLLGVCLLYLPDPLALRPPAAEDGGEVTLLIWRRPFGRHRALPDCLERFGIGGCTLTYEGSAYPRADAVIVHHRDVATGADALPPEPRPFAQKWIWMNYESPTHTPRLWQFEDVFNLTLSYRADSDIFLPYGYLVPRKGGTDVVPNRFAQPLRAASRSRLVRPRLLAWVISNWSESHARVSFYHQLRRYVQVDVFGRSGQPVPGDGVGGSVVRLVGRYQFYLALENSQHTDYITEKLWNAVRAGAVPVVLGPSRQNYERFLPPEAFIHVDDFASVRGLARYLLMLRREPARLRKHLDWREAYSVYQPSFWSDHYCAACRAVRRTRGRTDVVKDLTRWFHV comes from the coding sequence ATGGGAGCAGCGGGCCGCTCCACCGCCGCAGCTCCCCGGGCCGACAGGCGCGCCGGTACGTCCCGGCAGCGCCGAGGTGGCGCGGGCCTAGTTGTTCTCAAGGGGACCTGCTCCTACGTGAGCGCGGTCACCGTGGggttcctgctcctcctggggGTCTGCCTGCTCTACCTACCGGACCCGCTCGCCCTACGACCTCCCGCCGCGGAGGACGGCGGCGAGGTGACGCTGCTGATATGGAGGCGGCCCTTCGGTCGGCACCGCGCGCTTCCGGACTGCCTCGAGCGCTTTGGGATCGGCGGGTGCACGCTCACCTACGAAGGGAGCGCGTACCCGCGGGCCGACGCCGTGATCGTTCACCACCGGGACGTTGCCACCGGCGCCGACGCCCTGCCGCCGGAACCGCGGCCATTTGCACAAAAGTGGATCTGGATGAACTACGAGTCCCCCACGCACACGCCCAGACTGTGGCAATTCGAGGACGTGTTTAACCTCACGCTGAGCTACCGCGCGGACTCCGACATCTTCCTGCCGTACGGATATCTGGTGCCCCGCAAAGGCGGAACCGACGTTGTACCGAACCGCTTTGCGCAACCGCTCCGCGCAGCCTCGCGCTCGCGCCTCGTCCGGCCGCGCCTCCTGGCCTGGGTCATCAGCAACTGGTCCGAGTCCCACGCGCGCGTGTCCTTCTACCACCAGCTGCGCCGGTACGTGCAGGTGGATGTGTTCGGGCGCTCGGGCCAGCCGGTACCGGGGGACGGCGTCGGCGGCAGCGTGGTGCGGCTGGTCGGGCGGTACCAGTTCTACCTGGCGCTGGAGAACTCGCAGCACACCGACTACATCACGGAGAAGCTGTGGAACGCGGTGCGGGCAGGTGCCGTCCCGGTGGTCCTGGGTCCATCCAGGCAGAACTACGAGCGCTTCCTGCCCCCCGAGGCCTTCATCCACGTGGACGACTTCGCCTCAGTGCGAGGGCTGGCTCGGtacctgctgatgctgaggcGCGAGCCGGCCCGCCTGAGGAAGCACCTGGACTGGAGAGAGGCTTACAGCGTGTACCAGCCCAGCTTCTGGTCCGATCACTACTGCGCGGCCTGCAGGGCGGTGAGGAGGACCAGAGGCAGGACCGATGTGGTCAAAGACTTGACAAGATGGTTTCACGTGTGA